From the genome of Rhineura floridana isolate rRhiFlo1 chromosome 7, rRhiFlo1.hap2, whole genome shotgun sequence, one region includes:
- the LOC133389717 gene encoding matrix metalloproteinase-23-like — protein MREKKNNQGTAAFITSGSNELRNWSQHSGRASAVQGEGPAQSAVVASVPWQSDKVLARRRRYAISPLGYKWDHVNLTYKIVQFPSTLNKVDTERAIVSAFRMWSNVSPLTFQRLAPTQPADITIGFYTFNHTDCWFSPMHPCFDGLNGELAHAFLPPRGEIHFDNHEFWILGRSRFSWKQGVWLNDLVQVAAHEIGHALGLWHSRDVHALMHPNATYSRTWRIGQDDVWAIQQLYGCVDEKKQCQLWAQLGFCSRRRAFMKRHCPRICNTCFEPPVTAATSSSLPAWPSHVHTRYISKGKAVTFRCGLNSSRPRWQVSWYKDGEPLSHSLPGFDLLPSQDLRVVATEFSEGRYACLIRRGSRTLRAHSWQIKIKAGNPLPPMMGKLGRA, from the exons ATGCGTGAGA AAAAGAACAACCAAGGTACAGCAGCCTTCATCACATCTGGCAGCAATGAACTGAGGAACTGGTCTCAGcacagcggcagagcatctgctgtacAG GGGGAAGGACCAGCCCAGTCTGCCGTAGTGGCTTCTGTCCCTTGGCAATCTGACAAAGTCTTGGCCAGGAGGAGGCGCTATGCAATCAGCCCTCTAGGTTACAAATGGGACCATGTGAATCTGACCTACAA GATCGTGCAGTtccccagcaccctcaacaaggTGGACACCGAGCGAGCCATTGTGAGTGCCTTCCGCATGTGGAGCAATGTTTCACCACTCACCTTCCAGCGCTTGGCCCCTACTCAGCCGGCAGACATCACTATAG GTTTCTACACATTCAACCACACCGACTGCTGGTTCTCTCCCATGCATCCTTGCTTCGACGGGCTCAATGGGGAGCTGGCGCACGCTTTCCTCCCTCCCCGTGGTGAGATCCACTTCGATAACCATGAATTTTGGATCCTGGGCCGCTCCCGCTTCAGTTGGAAGCAAG GTGTCTGGTTGAATGACCTTGTGCAAGTAGCAGCTCATGAGATTGGCCATGCCCTGGGCCTCTGGCACTCCCGGGATGTCCATGCCCTCATGCATCCCAATGCCACCTACAGCAGGACATGGCGCATTGGCCAGGATGATGTCTGGGCCATTCAGCAGCTGTACG GTTGTGTGGATGAAAAGAAGCAGTGCCAACTCTGGGCCCAGCTAGGCTTCTGCAGCCGTCGGCGAGCCTTCATGAAGAGGCACTGCCCCAGAATCTGCAACACCTGTTTTG AGCCCCCTGTTACcgccgccacctcctcctccctaccTGCTTGGCCTTCCCATGTTCACACCAGATACATCTCCAAAGGCAAAGCTGTCACCTTCCGCTGCGGGCTGAACTCTTCCAGGCCCCGCTGGCAAGTCAG cTGGTATAAAGATGGGGAGCCGCTCTCCCACTCCCTCCCAGGCTTTGATTTGCTTCCCAGCCAAGATCTGCGAGTCGTTGCCACCGAGTTCAGCGAAGGACGGTATGCCTGCTTGATCCGCCGTGGCAGCAGGACTCTCCGGGCTCATTCTTGGCAGATAAAGATCAAAGCTGGAAATCCCTTGCCCCCCATGATGGGCAAACTGGGGAGAGCATGA